Genomic DNA from Hordeum vulgare subsp. vulgare chromosome 2H, MorexV3_pseudomolecules_assembly, whole genome shotgun sequence:
gagcctaccaaattcatgatagccctataggagtcaacagtatggctccccaaaaagttccctcctacaatggtatcaaggatatacctattacaaggagaaattccaacatagaaactgcgaagaaggatggtagtggattgcttacgagtagatctgctttgagcattgcaaatcctgtaccaagcgtccttcaatttttcttcctcattctgcctgaaattgagaacttcattctcaggagtatcgtttggattggtggatctagccattgatggactatctgacacacaaacgagcaggaaaagAGAGtgcaacgggcaaaagaaaaaggagaaaggcaaaagaaaatggcaaatgtgaagtgcgggagaggaaaacgagaggcaactggcaacaaaagtaaatgcaagagatgagtttgtgagacctactcagatagatcttgatctctcctccccggcaacggcgccagaaatacttctgctactgcaaccaaAGACCTTCCAAAGGCGCGAGAAATAGGAGtatttcttgatactcctcagcagcggcaccaggaatccttctgctacggctacgccttaagggacttcctaggaaaatatgcaaaggatttcccccgtggccttggagccttgcattggagttccctcgaagcggaaagggtgatatagcacagcggtggtaagtatttccctcagtttgagaaccaagggatcgatccagtgaaggagtatcacaagtgcctgcacaaacacaaaaagcttgctcccaacgctatgaaggggttgtcaatcccttatagattgtttgccaagtgagaactgaaagcaacaaagtaacaaagcaaagtaaaagtgaaagtggaaacgatagatgtgaatagacccgggggccgtagtgtttactagtggcttctctcatgaaagcaagtagatggtgggtgaacaaattactgtcaagcaattgatagaaccgcgcaaagtcgtgacatcatctatgacaatgattatatctttaggcatcacgtccaaaacaagtagaccgataatgtctgcatctactactattactccacacgtcgaccgctatccagcatgcatctagtgtattaagtccaaaagaacagagtaacgccttaaccaagatgacatgatgtagatggacaatctcatatcaacgacagatcccaccttgttacccttgatggcaactacttaatgtgtgccttaatgcccctactgtcactgggaaaggtcaccacatggtaagaacccaaaaccaagcacttctcccattgcaagaatcatagatctatttggccaaacaaaacccaagactcagagagacttacaaggatatcaaatcatgcatataagaaatcagcaaagactcaaatataaatcatagataatctgatcacaaatccacaattcatcggatctcgacaaacacaccgccaaagaagattacatcggatagatctccatgaagatcatggagaactttgtattgaagatccaagagagaaaataagccatctagcttgcggcggcggaaaagtattttcgtggctcccttgatttttttctgatttttagggaatatataggcgcaagatctaggtcagagggcgcttagggaggccacaagcctgcccaccgccgcctcccccctggtggcggagtgggggcttgtgggctccttgtagccctcctggtttggcccacaggccccctggtcttcttccgttcgggaaaaaatccttttggggattttatttcgtttggagtccgttcgaaaatcagatctgaaaagagccaaaaacacagaaaaaacaggaactggcacttggcactgaattaataagttagtcccaaaaaagatatagaaggtacataaaacatccaaagatgacaagataacagcatgaaaccataaaaaattatagatacgtttgagacgtatcaatcactttCCCAAATAAAGCCATCTCAAATACTCCACGAGGTCATTTATAACTTTGAATCAGCCTCGGTCATGTAGCAGACTCGACCGTCCGAGTGTTGTAGCGTCCCTGCAGGCCGTGCACTACCTTTGATAATAATGGCCTTAAAAGTAAAGTTCACCATTTCGATGTTAcaaacaactttcatgttgaacacTTTTCCATCTGAGGCCATCTAGACGACCATTCAGGACAATCTTTACCTTTTGGTTTAATCACTCGATTTTGGAGCCCTTTAGTCGGTCAAGTGAAATTTCTCCCTCGGACAGGAATTTTCCACTCAGAATTCATGTATCTGGACTCCTTGACCGAAGTTCCTTTTCACTCGTTCATCAAGACTTCACCCGGATAACTATATTTTCACTCGTATGACAAGCTTTTCACTGGGATTTCCCTAATGAAAACACAGCCTGAACTCGTTTCGCCTCTGCATGTTGCACACGACCTCGGATTGAGATGATTTATATATAAAAATCGATCAGCTTGACGAGACGAAGACAATCCATGTGGACCATTCCTTCATCCGAGGGTGTCTTGGAGGCGTAATCAACCAAAAAAGCACTCAGAACATCCAAACATGACAATCCAAGTGTAATTTGGCCCTTGAAATGATGCTGAATGGTGATGGCCTAAACATCAAGGTTGTTTCACTCGGCAATATGAAATTTATCGTATAAAAAACCTTCTCGTTTGAGTCCATCTTTACTGCATTTTGCATCGTGCCAAAATCAGGTGTCAACAGGAAGAaacgcacccctcctcccccgccaaaGTTGGCGTACGAGAAGATCGCGGAGGAAAGAGACGAGCAAGTGGATGCTGAGTTGCGGGCCCATTTTTCCAAGAGAAAGCCCCCACCAAAGGAGATACCTTTCGAAACCGTCAAGCGCGTTCTGGCGATCTTTTGGACCCACCGCCTGCGAAGAGAACTAAATCAGACTATGACCGCTCTGTTATCAAGTCACATCAAAAAGGGCAAACGAGGGGGAAGCTCCTTATTAAAAGAAGCAGGAAAACCATTCTCCAGCTGGGAGAACAGTCAGTGCAATCGATCCTGACGCTCAAGGTGGGTACCGATGAGCAAGTCGATCCCGATGTTGCTAAAGGGATGGTGTCACTGTTGCACAACTCCTAGGCAACGAGGACATTCCCACGGTGGAAGGGGATAACCAACTAGTATGGACATTTCAACCCAAGAAACCTCTCGTCAGGCATGAGCTTGTCAAGCAGCTATCAACGCAAATGTACAGACTCCATACCTGGTACATGAAGGAAGCAGAAGTCGGGCATACGTCCCTCATATGGTGAAAGTCAAGGAAGAGCATTTCTTCACTGTAAAAAGATTTTTGGAATGACAATCCAGAATTATGgtagttatacaatcaagacgcacTCAACAAATCTATTGtcagttgctattgtttgtaagtgatttctgTCTGTAATTCAAGTCCCTAGCTCATTGGCTCGTTCATTTGCCTCTAATTATTCTTactatattcttttgtgtgtggtgttatgcagaatgaagatgtttgaaatgaaaaaataTAGAGCATATGGCATtggcttcattgacccaaatTGCATTTATGACATGGCGGTAATAGATTTCCCAAAAGATATAGAGGAGAAGTTGTTCCGGTTTTTGGAGATACTAAGTCACAatcaaaaaatattattttcttacaacttcacgtgagtgttactgtcttgtactataaattctattttgcttaTCCGACCGTTGTTAAGTTTACGTATAGTGCTTGATGAGTTGCATGCATGCCCGCTTATACAACGCAGATTCCACTGTATCCTGTTAGTCATTACGGTTGACGAGGGAACTGTTCACGTACTGGACTCACTAAGAAAAGATGAGGACGGGTACTTCTCCCTGAAGTTCATGCTCGaccggtaatttcaatcattatcgcactatgtcggcctctttagttcatttcctgatatcaattaATCATTGACTccgtttattctttttctttgccGAGCAGGGTTTGGAGCCGGTTCATCAAGAATGTTCACGCTGAATGAAAACCAAAGCTGCAATGGACAACGTCCAgtgtaattaagtagtactagctacgtccgcgcatctctttagttctagtttcataccattataatgcttgattattatatgactgaattctattctcgtaaagcttTGCATGCGGCAGCAACCGGGGAATAATCTATGTGCATACTATATTTGCGAGAACATTTGCTTTATAATCGAACGACGGATAAAAATCCAGGAAATATTGAGGTATGTAAATAGTATTCACAATTTTATATCATGGTCTAATATATATACGTACGTATAAaatattcatattggtctccttCTTTAAAATATATTGGAGAAGCGAAAGGAATTCCTCCAAACGGAACGCGtacgagcacttcaagaggaaGTTTCAGGATTTTTGCTGGAGCAGGTCATAGATCCCAAAGAAGAATACCACTTcaccaattaatgcatgcatgtaactCACCCgcaagttgtaggagaaattgtatataccaaattgcatatatatatatatgtgtgtgtgtgtgtgtgtgtatgtgtgtgtgtgcgcgcgcgcgcgtGTGTTATATAATATGCGCATGCATATGGTCCCTCtcgaaattctatgatatatgattgGTTCTACGAAAAATCCTATGATATATGGATAACGTGTACGGTATGTACTAACATAAGATATGTtctaaatgaaaaagaattaaatgcaaaacagaaaatgaaaagcaaaaataaacaataaacctcAAAACCCAAAATCATCAAAGCCcgtagtcccggttggtattaccaactgggactaaagatccCGGCCACACCACGTACGGTGCCAGCCACGTGGaaaggtattagtcccggttcgtagcaaaccgggactaaagggaggcaggcccggccctgaggggggggcaaggggggcggccgccccgggcccccCACAATTCAGGGGCCCCTCCGCAGGTGTATCTATGTAACGCTTAAACTACCTAGGCCGTGGCTTAGCGAAGTAATCATCCGTGGATGCAGGCGAACATAGCGATTCTTCCTATTTCATCACCTAGCAATCCCCAGATCCTATGCCGTCTATTTCGCGATAATAAACACGCCCTTACACTCCTTTCTCTCTTGTAATTTTCCTTCCTAATCGACCGCAGTTCGCCGTCTCATCTATGCTGATCTCTACTCCTGAGAGTCCCGAGCACAAGATGCAGTCAGTACTCGTACACGGTGACGCTTTCTTTGCCGCCATCAGACGCTGGCATGCACAGAAGCATCGCCAATTCGCCTAGCACTAGTTGCTAGAGACAGACGCAAGGCCACATCGTGGTGTAGGCTCATCGCTGAACCCTCCAGTCCATCTCAGGTATTATACTATTCCCTAATCCCTACTCCCTATAAGATTAGTACTAAATTAAGTAATTTCTCCTTTGCATATACTGCTACCGATCAGTCTTTGATgccattatttatttatttcaagcatggtggaaaaaGATACAATATGTGGATGAGTTGATATATGAGAGATGCACTTCGATAAAATTATGCTTCACTGATTCAAAATGGTGAACTGGCGATTTTGCGGAGGAAGAGGACCAAATTGATGGGGATTCtgaatattaacaagtggaaaatgtTGACATCAATATAGGTGATAAAAATGCAAGTGGCCATGATAGTTCAATTATTTCAGCAGGTACACATGCACAATCTGCTAGTGTTGATGAACATTCTGTTTTGCTTCTTTTTTTATTCTGAATTAAATTATAAATTCACTATGTGATTTTCAAGCATGTCACGAGAAGTTGTTTTCTACCCTAATGCCTCTACTGTTTATCATCTTATTTACATGCATATAATTGTTGCATCTGCTGAAAGAAGTTTTGAGAAGATATAATTATCGAATAACTATTTGAGAGAATAACTAAGATAGTTTAAATGGTTTGGCAACGTCTTGAGAAAAAAATATTGGATTAGATTGACATTGACCCCATGATAAGTAACTTTCCATCAAGGATTTTTAAGGTAACATATATTATTATTTCATATGTATACTGTTTTTGATGGATTTAAATGTTTATCCGTAACACATAACATATGCTAAGGGCCCCTAGTTTTGGTTTCGCCCCGGGCTCCCAAAATGTCAGGACCGGCCCTGAAGGGAGGGAGGGTCTTTAGTCTCAAgttaatagtcccggttggtaaaccGAGACTATAGGCCCTTACCAATCAGGACTATAGCCCCGTTTTCTGCTAGTGTGCCACTAAAAGTGTATCGCCGGAAATTATGAACTAAATCCAGAAATAATGCAAGCACCAGGACTTAAACCGTGATGAGCTGAGATATTACGGTCCCTTTAATCATCTAATCACAGGTTGGTTTGTAGCAGGTGAAGTATTAACTTGATAGGGTGCAGTGTGTATCGATTAATCACATAAATTTTACACATACGCCCGAAGAACACAGGGAAAttggcaacttgcatgcatggctAAATGCAAAAATAGACACAAGCTTAACATGGATCGATCATCCAACTACCACGAATAACTCATTTTTTAAAGGTGGATGCACGAtagtccctccgtctcaaaataactgtctcaactttgtattagagatagtacaaaattgtagtaagcttaagacacttattttgagacggagggagtataatacaTGAAGAAATTAATCAACACAAAATAACACATGGGTAGGTAATCCAGTTGCCATTATAATTAGGGATCGATCATAATGATGGTATTTTGACCCATCGAAGCTGGAGCTGGATGATGCCGGTGGCGACGTTCCTGAGCTTGAGCAACACATCCTGCACCACCTGTCCTTCCTCCCACACGATGCTGCTCTCGTCTGCCAGGCAACAGCTCCCTCCGGCGCCGCCACGGTGAGGCCGCACAGTGCGCACCACGGTACCGCTCCGGATGTCCTCCAGGTCCATCCTCGCCATCTGCAGAAGCGGCTCCaggtccacctcggcatcccccaTCTTGTCGTCTTTGCTGAACTTGTCCTTGTCAAACACCTCCTGCATATATAAGCATGCGTAAGTACGTTCAGATTCATATAACTAAGTTGTCCGCATGCGACGAAAACATATTGTCATCACTCAACTTCTCCAACTTACTATCTTGATCGGTGTTGTTGGATTCGTGACGGCGAGGGTGAGATCCTCATTCCAGACCGGGTTCACCGTCTTTTTGATGATGCTCGTCTTCACCTTCTGGTTGTCCAGGAGAAGCACGACGTAGGGGTCGCTGCCGTCGGCATCACGATTCACGAGGTTCACCCCGCGCAGCACCCGCACGCTCAACATCCCCGGCGGCACCGGCTCCGACGTCATcccgcttgctctgttgctatTTGTTCTTGTTGATCTGATCTTCAGATATGTGTGCAATAATTTTCGTTTGTTCTCGTTGGAGGCAGGAAATGATCAGGGGAATGCTGGTAGGGAATGTAGACATGCATGGCATGCCAGCCTCATGTATAATGATTCGCTGGCCGTGTCTTGTGGAACCCTATGTTATTTGTACTCTGCTATTTCGAGACGCTTTCATGGATCCGCAAAAATCTAGCACTTCGGGGTCCTGACATCACATTGTTGTGTCGAAAATGCCGCATCAATATTCTGGTGCGCCGTGGTTGCAGTTGTGGCCTAGGGTGCTACATTGCGTCTATTGCACTTCGGTCTACGTCGACGCGGCCGCGTTTAGTAGAGGTAGCCGGAGCAACACGACGACGCCACGGCCGCACCGAGCAGCGTGAACTGCGAGTCGAAGGAGCTGAGAACCATTGACgcaaggggggagagagaggaaatAAAGTTCTGGATGACTTGTGGGTCCATATGATTTTGGCTGAGATGGCAGGAATGTTCGCGTGTGACCGGGCATCCTCCTATTGTCCTTAGATTTGAGATGGATTTGAGATACGTTGGTCAGGTCAGATGTTTAGAATAGAAATGAAGGGTTCGATCAAGTCAGTTTCTGTTGATTGGGCATTGATTCCGCGGACCATTTAAATATTTGAGGAGAAAATAGAACATCCGGTCGTATTTGCTTAACGACCTTCGGCTTAATGTTCTTCACCTTTTGGACTATGCTTGATGTTCACCATGATGACCTCGTCGAATTAACCATTATTTAGAAACATACAACAGGAGGATACTACTCCACAGCCTCGGCCTATAAGGCCCAATTCCTTGCCTCGGTCTTCTCCCCCATGGAGAAGATGATTTGAAGGGTTTAAGCGCCATCAAAAGCCAAGTTCTCCGCGTGGCTGGCTATCCAAGATCATATTTGGACTGTGGACAGACTGAAGAAAAGGGATTGATCAAACTGTGAACTCTTCACCCTTTGCAAGCGTGAGCAAGAAAGTGAACCAGGCCAACTCTTCAAATGTCGCTTCACGCTCAGGCTTTGAAACTTGGTCAGAGAGATGTTTGGTCTTCGTCACCTTGATATCTCGACTCGGCACATCGAAGATTCCGTGCTGAACTGGTGGGTTCGCAGGACCGACTCAGGGGTCCCCCAATAGGAAGGCAATGTCTTCCTTCGTCATGCTTGTCTCATTGACGGTGTGGAATGAGAGAAATGTTCGGGTCTTCCGGCACAAGAACGCCCCACACCTCCCATCCTATTAAACAACATCGTTCAAGAGGCAAATCTCTGAATCACCATAGCGGAAAAGAAACCGGGTATCCTTTCCACGCGCGAGTAGTCCCGCATGTCGTGCACGTGATCCGTTTGTAACAAACATTCCTCCTTTCTTAATCAATCTATGAGGCAAAAAAATTTGTCTCCGTTTCAAAAAAAATACAACATGACAATCTATGGCGAGTGGCAGTCCACTGTctagctgctccgctagaaaccacTTTAAAAACTAGCTGGTCATGGGAGAAGATATACTATATCATTAATTCCCCTAGAATTAGAGGCCTATCATTTAATTGAGGTCATCAATTTGGAATTGGGCCAGCGATTTTTGATCGGATCAACAATTTTTCATTCAATTAATTTAATCCTTTATAACACTAAGCTCCTATTTAATGCCTCACAATCAATTGAGGTCACAATTTAGAATTGGGTTATCCAATTTTGACCGAGTCAACAATTTCAGAATGagctctctcattcattttttttaatATACTATGCTCCCTAATTTTAAAGCTTCTCCCGTCAATCCTTGATTTTGACCCCGTCAATCCTTTGTTGTAGCAATCAAATCTCTAACTTCGTTAAGCTATCCCGTTTTAAAGCCCCTCATTCAACACTTCAATTTGGATTGGACATAATTGATTGGGTTGTTCACCCTCGCTTCCTAGTGGGATCTCTGGATGAATTGGTGACAAAACAAAAGTGTCATCAATGTCACGTTTAGCTGCAGCAGCGTAAGACACGTGTCCAACAATGTAAGTAACTTTATCATGTTTTTCTACTAATTAACACCCGAGCACCACCATAAAAAAGGGAAAATGATAATAAATTCACGAACGATTCGTTGTGGACTGGTCATACCAATTTTTTGCCATAAATCACTTCCCCGATTTGCAAGGTTGGCCCATTTTTTTCTTAATCTCTGATCATAAATTGACACATCTATTTATACGAATGATTTCGTAAAGTCTGTCCATAGGAGTAACATATCTCATAAAAATACACTTCCTTGTATCCCCGCACACCAAACCAACTAATACGTAAATATTTTTCACAACTTTAAGAAAATTAGATAAAACATGTACAACCCCAAAAATATAAGCGACGTGGCAAAACACGCATTACCCTTTTAGTATGGACCAAATATGATGATAGAAGTGAGGCTATAAGGGCATCTCCAAGCCGGACCCGCAATCCGCCCATATCTGTCTAGACCATGTTGTTTGGACCGTTGAAGCCATACAATGCGAGTTTGTATCGGTCCGTGGAGCGGTCTAGGCGTGTTTTCTCCTACAAAACAAAGACAAACATGGAGAGCTTTACAGGAGTCCGACACGTGAAACATCACTATCTTTCTCCCTAGCCCACCCAAAACCCTTCCCGGATGTCGCACCTCCATCCTCCCCATTTTGGTTTCTTCTTTTTTATCTTGCCATCGTCGTCGCACCACCACCCAAACGGCCACGCCACACCCCTGCCAGAACTCTACGTCTCCGTCACCTTCAACGCTCGAGCAGGGCTCCACCCCGCTTCTCCTCCATTGGCGTTCAATCCCTTTCCTCTGACCATCCCGCCAGGTACCATCCGCTACTGCTATACTCACCATGCACGACAATTGTTCGATGAATCACCGGAGCTAAAAAACAGTTTTCCCTCCTTCTTTCTAATAGTGGATTCCGATTTCGAGTACATATACGAGCAGTATGTTGAGTCGCCGGACGGCTCGTGGAACAACAAGAAGTATTCAAATGAGACCGCGATGATGCAGGTGGTCCTTCAAGACGCGGAGCGTGTGGAGGGGCATGTTCTCAGTTTCAAGGGCTCGATCAAGGGTCATCGAGTGACCAACTGCAAGAGGGCGCGCGACAATTTGATACTGATGGCCGACTACTTTGCCCTCGATGCACTCTTTGTTGATCATTTTCGCCAGCATTTTCAGATGCACTCTTTGTTTGTACCATGTTGTCCAGTCCTATGATCAGTACTTCGTCCTGAAGAAGGATGTCGTGGGAACAATTGGGTTCTCTAGTTACTAGAATTGTGTGGCTGCACTATGGATGCTTGCATATGGCACAACCTATGATTCATGGGACGAGTGCCTACAGATGTATGATAGGACATGCGAACATGCCATGGTCAGGTTTGCAACTACCATGGTCGAGGTGTTCAGATCTTAGTACCTTAGAGAACCAACTGTGACAGACACCGAGAGGCTCTTGACAATCTCAAAAGCAAGAGGGTGGTCAGGTTTTCTTGGATCTCTTGACTGCATGCACTGGAAATGGAAGAGCTGACCGAAGACTTTACAAGGCCAATATCAAGGTCATGTAAAGAAGTCCACCATAATTCTTGAAGCAGTTACGTTACAAGATCTTTGGATCTGGCCCGTTTTCTTTGGCATGTCGAGGTCTCACAATAACATCAAAATGAGGAAGGCCAGATGTACGCGGCTACGGTTGGATTGgcgtctgaaagtgcgttatatcgactagagggggggtgaataggagatttttagaatttcatcactgaggaaattccttttgaggaaattcctcactaatgactaacttccagcggaaacagtaaaggagcagaagtgcaaagtttcacaacattagtttttcagagtgaggaatgtgaaaacagattgcacagtgagcaggcacgcagaaaacagatgaggattaactagcatgaagaatttggggttgaggaatttcagagaaagtcttcagcaaattcttcaaacagtagtagtggaagtcatcaacacatgatatgaggaaagtaaggagttgaggaattagaacccgtctctcagcgaagacagtagttgatgactcagttccaactgttgtgacagtcgtacatctggtttggagcggcttggtattgaaaccaaaggagacACAGTCCCgatacacatagtccctaccgtgttctccttgggctaagaacacacagtcctcgcccaacactcgtggtaagtcttcaggccatacttccaaaccctcacaaacttggtcacccggcgttccacaattgactgctggaaagctctagaccatgacgcctaaccgtctggaggatgcacagtcctcaaaggtaaaaggcttcagtcccacacatgaacaacttcttcagtgatgctcaataacTAGGTTTGGttggtggtttcggtgtatggggtatttcctcactgatgaattactctcgaagactctgaggaattgggttgctcttatgacaagtgtcagtttctaacggagcagccaaccagctaatgtgggggcggctatttatagcctgggagcatcccgacatgatttgacactaatgcccttaaataatatgaccgttggtgtggataagaccaatgacttggcgcggctatcgaaacggtcggaaccctcaactgtgagagtcctcatgtcactcgtattcctcacttcaggcttttggtaggattaggtttgtgttgagcatcatgaggaaattcattccagagtgtaacttcgaccccctttaacagtacggtgttcctattactcaaatgcgaagaaaataaaacagaaagagtaaatcttcatgcttcaaagtcttcaaagtgattttcttcaggacacaccgtattcctcaatttcagtatcttcatgaggaatatcaatttcatcgcagattcctcgcaattcatttcttcagcttcagaccaatttcttcaatcgaagatatatatttttaggggtcgatattcatcaaatatctcaaactcctcaatgacttatagatcatgtgtacactcataaacacattagatacttaacctataagtcttcaaaccaccaaaatcactaaggggcactagatgcacttacaatctccccctttttggtggttgatgacaattaggttaagtctttaacagggatcaaaaatatgaagtgtaaatactcatttgaggaatttgaaaccaagattcagagagaatccccctgaagatgtgcatatcttgaggattttgcttttcacagcaaatgcacattgatgatttatatcatggagatctccccctgagtcttgtaaatcatgcatacgtgtaacatatcgtatgaagaaaatgaaaatgcatgatgacaaatggtatctgacgaattccagcatgcgtgcattaaaacttgagaataagcatgcgaagaaaaacgttcaaaagcgtgagagtacc
This window encodes:
- the LOC123430117 gene encoding GTPase activating protein 1-like; the encoded protein is MTSEPVPPGMLSVRVLRGVNLVNRDADGSDPYVVLLLDNQKVKTSIIKKTVNPVWNEDLTLAVTNPTTPIKIEVFDKDKFSKDDKMGDAEVDLEPLLQMARMDLEDIRSGTVVRTVRPHRGGAGGSCCLADESSIVWEEGQVVQDVLLKLRNVATGIIQLQLRWVKIPSL